The proteins below come from a single Burkholderia sp. FERM BP-3421 genomic window:
- the sbnB gene encoding 2,3-diaminopropionate biosynthesis protein SbnB, which translates to MADLLTRERAASRAGGDPAADPFAFSVIAGDTVREIVAASFPELVDIVRDAYLAHALGVAHNPPSHFLRFADRPRDRIIALPADLGPDVGLAGIKWIASWPENVERSMPRASALLVLNRRDTGYPLCVMEASTISAARTAASAALGLRELGAGRLPAQPRIGVIGCGVIARYIVDMILAQGARPAVIAAFDLNRDDARRLLDHVGPVAAPEPSSSIETLIRDSDVVIFATTAPRPHVLDPGWFAHAPVVLNISLRDLAPEVILAADNVVDDVDHCLQADTSPHLAEQQVGHRRFITGTIAGAVQGAFRVDPARPVIYSPFGMGILDLAVGQHVHAAARRAGRVVDIPGFFAERSRW; encoded by the coding sequence ATGGCTGACCTTCTCACGCGCGAACGCGCCGCGTCGCGGGCCGGCGGCGATCCCGCCGCGGACCCGTTCGCGTTCTCCGTCATCGCCGGCGACACGGTGCGCGAGATCGTCGCCGCGTCCTTTCCGGAACTGGTCGACATCGTGCGCGACGCCTATCTCGCGCATGCGCTCGGCGTCGCGCACAACCCGCCGAGCCATTTCCTGCGCTTCGCGGATCGCCCGCGCGACCGGATCATCGCGCTGCCGGCCGATCTCGGTCCCGATGTCGGGCTCGCCGGCATCAAATGGATCGCGAGCTGGCCCGAAAACGTCGAGCGGTCGATGCCGCGCGCGTCCGCGCTGCTCGTGCTGAATCGCCGCGACACCGGCTACCCGCTGTGCGTGATGGAGGCGTCCACGATCAGCGCGGCGCGCACCGCCGCGTCGGCGGCGCTCGGGCTGCGGGAGCTCGGCGCGGGCCGGCTGCCGGCGCAGCCGCGCATCGGCGTGATCGGCTGCGGCGTGATCGCGCGCTACATCGTCGACATGATCCTCGCGCAAGGCGCCCGGCCCGCCGTCATCGCCGCGTTCGACCTCAATCGGGACGACGCGCGGCGTCTGCTCGATCATGTCGGCCCGGTCGCCGCGCCCGAGCCGTCGTCCTCGATCGAGACGCTGATACGCGACAGCGACGTGGTGATATTCGCCACGACCGCGCCGCGCCCCCACGTGCTCGATCCCGGCTGGTTCGCGCATGCGCCCGTCGTGCTGAACATCTCGCTGCGCGATCTCGCGCCCGAAGTCATCCTCGCCGCCGACAACGTCGTGGACGACGTCGACCACTGCCTGCAGGCCGACACGTCCCCGCACCTCGCCGAACAGCAGGTCGGCCACCGGCGCTTCATCACCGGCACGATCGCCGGCGCGGTCCAGGGCGCGTTCCGCGTCGATCCGGCGCGGCCCGTGATCTACTCGCCGTTCGGCATGGGCATCCTGGATCTGGCGGTCGGCCAGCACGTGCATGCGGCGGCGCGGCGCGCGGGGCGCGTCGTCGACATCCCGGGGTTCTTCGCGGAACGCTCGCGCTGGTAA
- a CDS encoding phosphodiesterase: MLLAHISDLHIKRPGALAYQRVDTAAHVARCVARLNALAPRPDAVLVTGDLTDFGHEEEYRHLKALLAPLEIPYYLLVGNHDERAALRRVFAERDELQHGEFVQYALDLGPLRVLALDSQIPGTSGGTLCEARLAWLAGQLDAARDRPVVVALHHPPFVSGIDHMDAMRLAPDAAARLDTLLRAHPNVERVLCGHVHRAMYTRFGGTIAAAVPAPAHQVTFDLRDDAPSSFSMEAPAFAVHRYTPEAGLTSHHVYVDAGDGPYPFFEPDGDLID, encoded by the coding sequence ATGCTGCTCGCCCACATCAGCGACCTCCACATCAAGCGACCCGGCGCGCTCGCGTACCAGCGCGTCGACACCGCCGCGCATGTCGCGCGCTGCGTCGCGCGCCTGAACGCGCTCGCGCCGCGTCCGGACGCGGTGCTCGTCACCGGCGACCTGACCGATTTCGGCCATGAAGAGGAATACCGGCACCTGAAGGCGCTGCTCGCGCCGCTGGAAATCCCCTACTACCTGCTGGTCGGCAATCACGACGAGCGCGCGGCGCTGCGACGCGTGTTCGCGGAACGCGACGAACTGCAGCACGGCGAGTTCGTGCAGTACGCGCTCGACCTCGGGCCGCTGCGCGTGCTCGCGCTCGATTCGCAGATTCCCGGCACGAGCGGCGGCACGCTGTGCGAGGCGCGCCTCGCGTGGCTCGCCGGGCAGCTCGACGCCGCGCGCGACCGGCCGGTCGTGGTCGCGCTGCATCACCCGCCGTTCGTCTCGGGGATCGACCACATGGACGCGATGCGCCTCGCCCCCGACGCCGCCGCGCGGCTCGATACGCTGCTGCGCGCGCATCCGAACGTCGAGCGGGTGCTGTGCGGCCACGTGCACCGCGCGATGTACACGCGCTTCGGCGGCACGATCGCGGCGGCCGTGCCGGCGCCCGCGCATCAGGTCACGTTCGACCTGCGCGACGACGCGCCCTCGTCGTTCTCGATGGAGGCGCCCGCGTTCGCCGTGCATCGCTACACGCCCGAGGCCGGCCTGACCTCGCATCACGTGTACGTCGATGCGGGCGACGGCCCCTATCCGTTCTTCGAGCCGGACGGCGATTTGATCGATTGA
- a CDS encoding ABC transporter permease has product MSRSDLTFPARWRVALVAPALAVFAAFWLLPMAALAQVSANGAFVDTYAALLSNPRYMSSLGATVALSAAVTLVTLVLSTLAGLLLARREFAGKRVLIALLTFPLAFPGVVVGFMVIMLAGRQGLIGLLTARLTGDKWVFAYSVAGLFVGYLYFSIPRVIVTVIAAASKLDASLEEAARSLGASPWRILLDIVLPALAPGLVAAGAICFATSMGAFGTAFTLATDLNVLPMAIYTEFTLNANVATAAGLSIVLGVVTWAALALARHFSGQAVAAA; this is encoded by the coding sequence ATGAGCCGCTCCGACCTCACCTTTCCGGCGCGCTGGCGCGTCGCGCTCGTCGCGCCGGCGCTCGCGGTGTTCGCCGCGTTCTGGCTGCTGCCGATGGCCGCGCTCGCGCAGGTGTCCGCGAACGGCGCGTTCGTCGACACCTACGCCGCGCTGCTGTCGAATCCGCGCTACATGTCGAGCCTCGGCGCGACGGTCGCGCTGTCGGCGGCCGTCACGCTCGTCACGCTCGTGCTGTCGACGCTCGCGGGCCTGCTGCTCGCGCGCCGGGAATTCGCCGGCAAGCGCGTGCTGATCGCGCTGCTGACCTTCCCGCTCGCGTTTCCCGGGGTCGTGGTCGGCTTCATGGTGATCATGCTCGCGGGCCGCCAGGGCCTGATCGGCCTGCTCACGGCGCGCCTCACCGGCGACAAGTGGGTGTTCGCCTATTCGGTCGCGGGCCTGTTCGTCGGCTACCTGTACTTCTCGATTCCGCGCGTGATCGTCACGGTGATCGCGGCGGCGTCGAAGCTCGACGCCTCGCTCGAAGAGGCCGCGCGCTCGCTCGGCGCATCGCCGTGGCGGATCCTGCTCGACATCGTGCTGCCCGCGCTCGCGCCCGGCCTCGTCGCGGCGGGCGCGATCTGCTTCGCGACCTCGATGGGCGCGTTCGGCACCGCGTTCACGCTCGCGACCGACCTCAACGTGCTGCCGATGGCGATCTACACCGAGTTCACGCTGAACGCGAACGTCGCGACGGCGGCCGGGCTGTCGATCGTGCTCGGCGTCGTCACCTGGGCGGCGCTCGCGCTCGCCCGTCATTTCAGCGGTCAGGCCGTGGCCGCCGCCTGA
- the sbnA gene encoding 2,3-diaminopropionate biosynthesis protein SbnA: MFADKPSELMVGDAFIRLRGIVPKGTVHLKIEGFTSGGSIKTKTARHMLDQHEARGHAHRDQRFIESSSGNLGLALSMIAAERGYRFTCVSDPNLSPQTHKLMLAFGAEVVIVEKHDANGGYLGTRIAYIRQRLEEDAGLVWLNQYANADNAGAHLRFTGPEIFSAFPRIDFLFVGAGTTGTLGGISHYARQYSPATKLIAVDSVGSVTFGLPSGRRYIAGLGTSCRPPIADDCTMDALEMIEEADTIVMCRRLAAQGLLVGGSTGTVLTAVARYAECIPPDAVVVAVSPDLGDRYVDTIYDNTWVESRFAGLLERCGRTISAAPLLWERHHG; this comes from the coding sequence ATGTTTGCTGACAAGCCGAGCGAGCTGATGGTCGGGGATGCCTTCATCCGTCTTCGCGGCATCGTTCCGAAGGGAACCGTGCATTTGAAAATCGAGGGGTTCACCTCGGGCGGTTCGATCAAGACCAAGACCGCGCGCCATATGCTCGATCAACACGAGGCGCGCGGCCACGCGCATCGGGACCAGCGCTTCATCGAAAGTTCGTCCGGCAATCTCGGGCTTGCGCTCAGCATGATCGCCGCCGAGCGCGGCTATCGCTTCACCTGTGTGAGCGATCCGAATCTGTCTCCGCAGACCCACAAGCTGATGCTCGCGTTCGGCGCGGAAGTCGTGATCGTGGAGAAGCACGACGCGAACGGCGGTTACCTCGGCACGCGCATCGCGTACATCCGGCAGCGGCTGGAGGAGGATGCCGGGCTCGTGTGGCTCAACCAGTACGCCAACGCCGACAACGCGGGCGCGCATCTGCGCTTCACCGGCCCCGAGATCTTCTCGGCCTTTCCGCGCATCGATTTCCTGTTCGTCGGCGCGGGCACGACCGGCACGCTCGGCGGCATCTCGCACTACGCGCGGCAGTATTCGCCGGCGACGAAGCTGATCGCGGTGGATTCGGTCGGTTCCGTGACCTTCGGCCTGCCGTCGGGCCGGCGCTACATCGCGGGACTCGGCACGAGCTGCCGCCCGCCGATCGCCGACGATTGCACGATGGACGCCCTCGAGATGATCGAGGAAGCGGACACGATCGTGATGTGCCGCCGGCTCGCCGCGCAGGGCCTGCTGGTCGGCGGCTCGACGGGCACGGTGCTCACGGCCGTTGCGCGCTACGCGGAATGCATCCCGCCCGACGCCGTCGTCGTGGCCGTCTCGCCCGATCTCGGCGACCGCTACGTCGACACGATCTACGACAACACCTGGGTCGAGTCGCGCTTCGCCGGCCTGCTCGAACGCTGCGGCAGGACGATTTCCGCCGCCCCTCTTCTCTGGGAGCGCCACCATGGCTGA
- a CDS encoding ABC transporter substrate-binding protein produces the protein MNHRPASRSRLFAAVRGLFVAPLVCAAALVSLAPAAYADETAICYNCPPEWADWAAQIAAIKDKTGIRVPFDNKNSGQSIAQLIAEQKSPVADVVYLGVSSAYQAKDKGVIAPYKPAHWNDIPANLKDPQGYWFTIHSGTLGFFVNKDALDGKPVPRSWADLLKPEYKGMVGYLDPSSAFVGYAGAVAVNQALGGTLDNFAPALDWFRKLKANQPIVPKQTAYARVLSGEIPILLDYDFDAYRAKYKDQANVEFVIPKEGTIAVPYVMSLVKGAPHEANGRKVLDFVLSDEGQRLWANAYLRPVRAQAVSPELAAKFLPASEYARAKTVDFGKMAAGQQAFGLRYLQTMQ, from the coding sequence GTGAACCACCGCCCCGCCTCCCGCTCGCGCCTCTTCGCCGCCGTCCGCGGCCTGTTCGTCGCGCCGCTCGTGTGCGCCGCCGCGCTCGTGTCGCTCGCGCCGGCCGCCTACGCGGACGAAACCGCGATCTGCTACAACTGCCCGCCCGAATGGGCGGACTGGGCCGCGCAGATCGCCGCGATCAAGGACAAGACCGGCATCCGCGTGCCGTTCGACAACAAGAACTCCGGCCAGTCGATCGCGCAGCTGATCGCCGAACAGAAGAGCCCCGTCGCCGACGTCGTGTACCTCGGCGTGTCGTCCGCCTATCAGGCGAAGGACAAGGGCGTGATCGCGCCGTACAAGCCCGCGCACTGGAACGACATCCCCGCGAACCTGAAGGATCCGCAGGGCTACTGGTTCACGATCCACTCGGGCACGCTCGGCTTCTTCGTCAACAAGGACGCGCTCGACGGCAAGCCCGTGCCGCGCAGTTGGGCGGACCTGCTCAAGCCCGAATACAAGGGGATGGTCGGCTACCTCGATCCGTCGAGCGCGTTCGTCGGCTACGCGGGCGCGGTCGCGGTCAACCAGGCGCTCGGCGGCACGCTCGACAATTTCGCGCCGGCGCTCGACTGGTTCCGCAAGCTGAAGGCGAACCAGCCGATCGTGCCGAAGCAGACCGCGTACGCGCGCGTGCTGTCCGGCGAGATCCCGATCCTGCTCGACTACGACTTCGACGCCTACCGCGCGAAATACAAGGACCAGGCGAACGTCGAGTTCGTGATCCCGAAGGAAGGCACGATCGCGGTGCCATACGTGATGAGCCTCGTCAAGGGCGCGCCGCACGAGGCGAACGGCAGGAAGGTGCTCGATTTCGTGCTGTCCGACGAAGGCCAGCGGCTGTGGGCGAACGCCTATCTGCGGCCGGTGCGCGCGCAGGCCGTCAGCCCCGAGCTGGCCGCGAAGTTCCTGCCCGCGAGCGAATACGCGCGCGCGAAGACGGTCGACTTCGGCAAGATGGCGGCGGGCCAGCAGGCGTTCGGCCTGCGCTATCTGCAGACCATGCAGTGA
- a CDS encoding ABC transporter ATP-binding protein: MKLDSVPIAITRCAKTFRGVRVLEPLDLSIGAGETLVLLGPSGCGKTTTLRLLAGLDTPDAGGAIRFGDDDVTTLPIERRQVGMVFQNYALFPNLSVRGNVGYGLRIRRTDAAALRRRVDALLAMMRLDAHADKSIDQLSGGQRQRVALARALAVEPRVLLLDEPLTALDAKLRDALRRDMDALLRELGVTTVYVTHDQAEAMALGDRIVVMSAGRIEQVGTPRDIYYRPANRTVAQFIGTLNRVAGAWRDGALVTEGGALALERPADEVFFRPEDARLADPAHAALRGAIAGCAFLGDRTRLTIEQAAPDPLVVDVPGRIELARGTAVGLAIDAAGLITLD, from the coding sequence ATGAAACTCGATTCCGTACCCATCGCCATCACGCGCTGCGCGAAGACCTTCCGCGGCGTGCGCGTGCTCGAACCGCTCGACCTGTCGATCGGCGCGGGCGAGACGCTCGTGCTGCTCGGCCCGTCCGGCTGCGGCAAGACCACCACGCTGCGCCTGCTCGCCGGGCTCGACACGCCCGACGCGGGCGGCGCGATCCGCTTCGGCGACGACGACGTGACCACGCTGCCAATCGAGCGCCGCCAGGTCGGCATGGTGTTCCAGAACTACGCGCTGTTCCCGAACCTGTCGGTGCGCGGCAATGTCGGCTACGGCCTGCGGATCCGCCGCACTGACGCCGCCGCGCTGCGCCGCCGCGTCGATGCGCTGCTCGCGATGATGCGGCTCGACGCGCACGCGGACAAATCGATCGACCAGTTGTCGGGCGGCCAGCGGCAGCGCGTCGCGCTCGCCCGCGCGCTCGCGGTGGAGCCGCGCGTGCTGCTGCTCGACGAGCCGCTGACCGCCCTCGACGCGAAGCTGCGCGACGCGCTGCGCCGCGACATGGACGCGCTGCTGCGCGAGCTGGGCGTGACCACGGTCTACGTGACGCACGACCAGGCCGAGGCGATGGCGCTCGGCGACCGGATCGTCGTGATGAGCGCCGGCCGCATCGAGCAGGTCGGCACGCCGCGCGACATCTACTACCGGCCCGCGAACCGCACGGTCGCGCAGTTCATCGGCACGCTGAACCGCGTGGCCGGCGCGTGGCGCGACGGCGCGCTCGTGACCGAGGGCGGCGCGCTCGCGCTCGAACGTCCGGCCGACGAGGTGTTCTTCCGCCCCGAGGACGCGCGCCTCGCCGACCCGGCGCACGCCGCGCTGCGCGGCGCGATCGCCGGCTGCGCTTTCCTCGGCGACCGGACTCGCCTTACCATCGAGCAGGCGGCCCCGGATCCGCTCGTGGTCGACGTGCCCGGCCGCATCGAGCTGGCCCGCGGCACCGCGGTCGGCCTCGCGATCGACGCGGCCGGCCTGATCACACTCGACTGA
- a CDS encoding ABC transporter permease, with amino-acid sequence MHASPASASPARSARRPARRRAGASTAWLAALQWAVTLLLAAFMIIPVVMSVLAGLTVNYFRGLSSGLTLRWLAQVWAQYHDSVFLSLGIALATLAVTLLVGVPAGYALARSRGRAARVVEELLVLPVALPGLASALALLVVYGGWTAFRLSAWFIVAGHVVFTLPFMVRSVAAVAAGADLRTLEEGAASLGASFATRFATIVLPNLLPGIVAGALTVLTLSIGEFNLTWMLHTPDTKTLPVGLADTYASLRLEVGSAYTILFLLMTLPLLIAMQWLGVDPSGARRRARRRA; translated from the coding sequence ATGCACGCCTCCCCCGCCTCCGCCTCGCCCGCCCGGTCCGCGCGCCGGCCCGCACGCCGCCGCGCCGGCGCGTCGACCGCCTGGCTCGCCGCGCTCCAGTGGGCCGTCACGCTGCTGCTCGCCGCCTTCATGATCATCCCGGTCGTGATGTCGGTGCTCGCCGGGCTGACCGTCAACTACTTCCGCGGGCTGTCGAGCGGCCTGACACTGCGCTGGCTCGCGCAGGTCTGGGCCCAGTATCACGACTCGGTGTTCCTCTCGCTCGGCATCGCGCTCGCCACGCTCGCGGTCACGCTGCTGGTCGGCGTGCCCGCCGGCTATGCGCTCGCGCGCAGCCGCGGCCGCGCCGCGCGCGTGGTCGAGGAGCTGCTGGTGCTGCCCGTCGCGCTGCCCGGCCTCGCCTCGGCGCTCGCGCTGCTGGTGGTCTACGGCGGCTGGACCGCGTTTCGCCTGAGCGCGTGGTTCATCGTCGCCGGCCACGTCGTGTTCACGCTGCCGTTCATGGTGCGCTCGGTCGCGGCCGTCGCCGCGGGCGCCGACCTGCGCACGCTCGAAGAAGGCGCGGCGAGCCTCGGCGCCTCGTTCGCGACGCGCTTCGCGACGATCGTGCTGCCCAACCTGCTGCCCGGCATCGTCGCGGGCGCGCTGACAGTGCTCACGCTGTCGATCGGCGAATTCAACCTGACCTGGATGCTGCACACGCCCGACACCAAGACGCTGCCGGTCGGGCTCGCCGACACCTATGCGTCGCTGCGCCTCGAAGTCGGCAGCGCCTATACGATCCTGTTCCTGCTGATGACGCTGCCGCTGCTGATCGCGATGCAGTGGCTCGGCGTCGATCCGTCCGGCGCGCGGCGGCGCGCCCGGCGGCGCGCTTGA
- a CDS encoding substrate-binding domain-containing protein: MPSTIRDVAALSGFSIATVSRALNAPHTVGPSTLASIRAAIETLHYRPNPLGRQLRSERTQLVGVVLPTLANPVFAECLQGIDELASLAGFKLIVMTTEYDAARERHAIETLRAQRVEGLILTVADADAHPLLDALDHDGPLYVLMHNDTLRRPSVAVDNRQAAYDGVSLLIARGHRRVLMLAGALAASDRARLRHRGYAQALEDGGLEPLPALEVDFNAPALPAAVLAHLTARATRPTAIFCSNDLLAMVVMRGLRAARFSVPDDVSVLGFDGLAIGELLAPPLASVATPNREIGRAAWQRLVERISGIQHPRAALTLPHTVRDGASIASPRLGARAEPRPA; the protein is encoded by the coding sequence ATGCCGTCGACCATCAGGGATGTCGCCGCCCTCTCGGGTTTCTCGATCGCCACCGTCTCGCGCGCGTTGAACGCGCCGCACACCGTCGGCCCCTCGACGCTCGCGTCGATCCGCGCCGCGATCGAGACGCTGCACTACCGCCCCAACCCGCTGGGGCGCCAGCTTCGCAGCGAGCGCACCCAGCTCGTCGGCGTGGTGTTGCCGACGCTCGCGAACCCGGTGTTCGCCGAATGCCTGCAAGGCATCGACGAGCTGGCCTCGCTCGCGGGCTTCAAGCTGATCGTGATGACCACCGAGTACGACGCCGCGCGCGAGCGCCACGCGATCGAAACGCTGCGCGCGCAACGCGTCGAGGGCCTGATCCTGACGGTCGCCGACGCGGACGCCCATCCGCTCCTCGACGCCCTCGACCACGACGGGCCGCTCTACGTGCTGATGCACAACGACACGCTGCGCCGCCCGTCGGTCGCCGTCGACAACCGGCAGGCCGCCTACGACGGCGTCAGCCTGTTGATCGCGCGCGGCCACCGGCGCGTGCTGATGCTGGCGGGAGCGCTCGCGGCCTCGGACCGCGCTCGGCTGCGTCATCGCGGTTACGCGCAGGCGCTCGAGGACGGCGGGCTCGAACCGCTGCCCGCGCTCGAAGTCGACTTCAACGCGCCCGCGCTGCCGGCCGCTGTGCTCGCGCACCTGACCGCGCGCGCGACGCGGCCGACCGCGATCTTCTGCAGCAACGATCTGCTCGCGATGGTGGTGATGCGCGGCCTGCGCGCCGCGCGCTTCAGCGTGCCGGACGACGTCTCGGTGCTCGGCTTCGACGGCCTCGCGATCGGCGAGCTGCTCGCGCCGCCGCTCGCGAGCGTCGCCACCCCGAATCGCGAGATCGGCCGCGCCGCGTGGCAGCGCCTCGTCGAACGGATCAGCGGCATCCAGCACCCGCGCGCGGCGCTCACGCTGCCGCACACCGTGCGCGACGGCGCGTCGATCGCATCGCCCCGGCTCGGCGCGCGCGCCGAACCCCGTCCCGCCTGA